GCGAGCGCGACGGCGCCGGCGGGCCCGGGGTGCGGCGCCACCGCCTCCAGGAGGCGCAGGAACGGCTCGATCGTCAGGGAGATGACGGCGACGTTGGCGAGCGTGCCGACGCCGGGACGCTGCCGCAACGGGATCCACGCGGCGAGCACGAGCACCGAGGAGGCGGCGACGACCACGCCCAGGGACCAGCCGGTCGTGCGGGCGAGGCCCTGGTGCAGCACGTCCCAGGGCATGGCGCCCTGCCCGGCGTGCAGGAGCATCGCCATCGAGGCGGTGAAGGCGAGCAGGCCGAGCAGGAGCTGCACGCCGCGGCGCACCGGACCGGCGGCCGTCGTCGCCCCCGGGGTCGTGGCCGGCGTGGTCGTGGCCGGCGCCGAGGGAACGGCAGGGGCGATCGGGAAGGGGGCCTCCGCCGGGTCGCAGGACCCGGACACGGGCACCGTGGTCGTCGTCATGGCCCCATCCTGCGGAGGATTGGCCTCGTCATCCATAGCCAATCGTGGGAGAGTGGCCCGGTGACGATCACGACCCCGGCCCGGGCGACCGCCGTCCGGCACCTGTCGGCCCCCGCCACCGCACGGCTCCTGGGTTCCTGGCGGGCCACCGGCCCCGCCTACGCGTCCCTGGCCGACGCCCTGCGGGCCGCCGTCCTGGCGGGCTCCCTGCCCGCGCTCACCCGGCTGCCGAGCGAGCGCGACCTCGCGAGCGCCCTGCACGTCTCCCGCACCACCACGTCCGCCGCCTACGCCCGGCTGCGCGAGCTCGGGTTCGCCACGAGCCACGTCGGGTCCGGCACGGTCACCGTGCTCCCCCGGGGCGGCCGCCACGCGGGGAGCACCCGTCCGTCCGCCGGCGACGCCCCCGTCACCGACCTCGCCGACGAGCACGCCGTCGACCTCGCCCAGGCGACCCCCGACGCGGTCGACGCCCTCCACGGCGCCTACGCGCGCGCCCTGGAGGCCCTGCCCGCCTACCTCGGCACCGGCGGCTACGCGCACCTCGGCCTCGACACGCTGCGGCGGGCCGTCGCCCGCCGGTACTCCGCCCGCGGCGTGCCGACCACCGCCGACCAGGTCCTCGTCACCACGGGCGCCCAGCAGGCGCTCGCCGTGCTCGCCACCACCCTGGTCCGGCGCGGCGAGACCGCCGTCGTGGAGTCGCCCACCTACTTCCACGGCATCGAGGTGCTGCAGCGCGCCGGGGCACGCGTGGTCGGCGTGCCGCCGGGCGACGTGGAGTCGCTGGAGTCCGCGGTGCGGGCCACCGGCGCGCGGCTCGTCTACCTCGTGCCGGACCACCACAACCCCACCGGGACGTCCCTCGACCACGACGCCCGCCGCGCCGTCGCCGACCTCGCCGCCCGGCTCGACGTCACCGTCGTCGGCGACGAGACGCTCACGGACCTCGACCTCGACGGCGTGGGTCCGTTGCCGCCGCTGGCCGGGCCGGGCACGCACCCGCGGCTCGTCAGCGTCGGGTCGGCCTCCAAGTCGTTCTGGGGCGGTCTGCGCGTCGGGTGGGTGCGGGCGGACCGGCAGCTCGTGCACCGGCTCGGCGCCGCCCGGCAGGTGCTCGACATCGCCACACCGGTGCTGGAACAGCTCGCCGTGGCCGAGCTCCTCGAGGTGGAGCACGAGATCCTGCCCGGTCGCCGGGCCGCCCTGCGCGCGCGGCGCGACCTCCTCGTCGACGAGGTGCGGGAACGGTTCCCGGACTGGGACGTCCCGCGACCGTCCGGCGGGCTCTGCCTGTGGGTCGGGCTGGGCCGGCCCGTGGCCCAGCCGCTCGCGGCCGCCGCCGTCGCCGAGGGCCTCCAGCTCTCCCCCGGTCCCCGGTTCACGCCCGACGGGACCGCGAAGGACCGCGTCCGCCTCACCTACACCCGGTCCCCCGCCGTCCTGGCGGACGCCGTGGACCGGCTGGAACGCGCGTGGCGGCGGGTCACCGGTTGACGCTACGGCGCGCGGAACACGATCGTCGGGGTGACCTGCTGTCCCTCGCCCAGGAGCCGCGCCTGCGCGGCACCCGCCGCCCGCAGGCTCCGCCAGTGCTCACCGAGCCACTGCTCGGCGTCGAACTGGGTGGTGAACACCGGGCTCAGCGACGCGTCCAGCCGCACGCCCTCGTCGGTCTCCAGCGCCCACTCCCAGCGGGGCCGGATCACGCGATGCTCCCCGCGCTGATCGAGCCGGCGGACCGCGTCAGCGCCCGGTTGATGCGCGACGGCCACAACGGGCCCTCGTAGACGAACGACGTGTAACCCTGCACCAGGTCCGCGCCGGCCCGCAGGTACCCGCGCACGTCGTCGGCCGTGCGCACCCCGCCCACGCCGATGACGACCGGGTCCGGGCCCAGGCGATCGCGCAGCCGGCGCACCACCTGCACGCCGCGCGGCAGCAGCATCGGCCCGGACAGCCCGCCCGGGCCGAGGTCGTGGCCGATGGTCGTGTTGACCGCGACCACGCCGTCGAGCCCCAGCTCGAGCGCCAGGTCGGCGACCGCGTCGACGTCCTCGTCCGCCAGGTCGGGCGCGATCTTCACCAGCAGCGGGGTGCGTCGCACCCCCGCCGCGGCGGTCGCGGCGTCCGCGGCCTCGCGCGCCGCCGACAGGATCGGCCGCAGCTCCTCGGTGGTCTGCAGGTCGCGCAGGCCCGGCGTGTTCGGGGACGACACGTTGACGACCAGGTAGTCGGCGTGCGGGGCCAGGAGCCGCGCGCACGCCGCGTAGTCGGACGCGGCGTCGGCGGCCGACGTCGTCTTGTTCTTGCCGATGTTGACGCCGACGACGGCGGCCCGGCCCGCCGGGGTACGGCGCAGCGCACGCAGCCGCTCCGCCATCTCCGCGGCGCCGTCGTTGTTGAAGCCCATCCGGTTGCGCACCCCGCGCAGGTCGAGCTCCCGCCACATGCGCGGCGTCTCGTTGCCGGGCTGCGGCCGCGGCGTCACCGTGCCGACCTCGACGAACCCGAACCCGAGCATCGTCAGGCCGCGCACCGCCCGGGCGTTCTTGTCGAAACCGCCCGCGAGACCGAACGGCGCCGGCACCGTGCGCCCGAACACCTCGACGCTGCCCGGACCGCCCGCGCCCCGACCCAGGTACGGGGCGAGCGCACCCTGGACGACGTCGCGCAGCACCGGCACCCGACCCGCGGTCTCGATCGCCCGGAACGCCAGCTCGTGCGCCCGTTCCGGGTCCATGCCCTTGAAGACGGCGTCGAACAGCAGGGAGTACGGGGTCATCGGTCCTCCGTGGATCGGGACGGCACGGGAGCGTCGGGGTTCCGGGGCCGAGTGTGCCAGAGCCACCAGAGCCCGACGAAGGGCAGGACGAACGGCACGTACCCGTAGCCCTGCCCCAGGTGCGACCACACCGTCGCCTCGGGGAACAGCTCGGGGTGCCAGAAGGACAGGGTGCCCACGACGACCACCCCGACGGCCTCCACCACGACCGCGACCCATGCGGTCCGCCGCCACGCGGGCCGTGCCCCCAGCGCCAGGGCGAGGGTGGCCACCACGTACACCGCGGCGGCGAGCAGCGACAGCAGGTACGCCAGGGGCGCCTCGTCCAGCTTGGTGGTCACCTGGTAGAGCGACCGGCCGAGCGCCGCGAACGCCAGCACCCCGTACACCGTGACGAGCAGGCGACCGAAGCCCTGCCCCGTCGACACCGCGCGTCCCGTCATGCGCCACCCTCCCAGATGATCCAGAGCCGCCACTGCAGGAACGCGACCGTCAGCGCCGCCACCAGCAGCACGACCGACGACCAGCGGGTCCGCTCCGCGAACGCCCATGCCGCCGCGATCGGCAGCAGCAGCGCCGACGTCAGCAGGTACCCCCAGAACAGCGGGCCGTCGACCGCGTGCCCGCCGGCCTGCAGAACGCCCGCGACCACCGCCTGCACCAGCAGCACGGCCTCGACGGCGGCGGCGCCGAACAGCTGGCGCAGCACCACGGCCCGGTCACGCAGGACGAACCACGCCGCCCACCCGGCGAGCGCGACGCACAACGCCAGCGCGAGGACGTAGAGGGGAAGCACCACGCCCGCAGACTACCGGGCGC
This Isoptericola jiangsuensis DNA region includes the following protein-coding sequences:
- a CDS encoding PLP-dependent aminotransferase family protein gives rise to the protein MTITTPARATAVRHLSAPATARLLGSWRATGPAYASLADALRAAVLAGSLPALTRLPSERDLASALHVSRTTTSAAYARLRELGFATSHVGSGTVTVLPRGGRHAGSTRPSAGDAPVTDLADEHAVDLAQATPDAVDALHGAYARALEALPAYLGTGGYAHLGLDTLRRAVARRYSARGVPTTADQVLVTTGAQQALAVLATTLVRRGETAVVESPTYFHGIEVLQRAGARVVGVPPGDVESLESAVRATGARLVYLVPDHHNPTGTSLDHDARRAVADLAARLDVTVVGDETLTDLDLDGVGPLPPLAGPGTHPRLVSVGSASKSFWGGLRVGWVRADRQLVHRLGAARQVLDIATPVLEQLAVAELLEVEHEILPGRRAALRARRDLLVDEVRERFPDWDVPRPSGGLCLWVGLGRPVAQPLAAAAVAEGLQLSPGPRFTPDGTAKDRVRLTYTRSPAVLADAVDRLERAWRRVTG
- a CDS encoding quinone-dependent dihydroorotate dehydrogenase; the encoded protein is MTPYSLLFDAVFKGMDPERAHELAFRAIETAGRVPVLRDVVQGALAPYLGRGAGGPGSVEVFGRTVPAPFGLAGGFDKNARAVRGLTMLGFGFVEVGTVTPRPQPGNETPRMWRELDLRGVRNRMGFNNDGAAEMAERLRALRRTPAGRAAVVGVNIGKNKTTSAADAASDYAACARLLAPHADYLVVNVSSPNTPGLRDLQTTEELRPILSAAREAADAATAAAGVRRTPLLVKIAPDLADEDVDAVADLALELGLDGVVAVNTTIGHDLGPGGLSGPMLLPRGVQVVRRLRDRLGPDPVVIGVGGVRTADDVRGYLRAGADLVQGYTSFVYEGPLWPSRINRALTRSAGSISAGSIA